Below is a genomic region from Paenibacillus rhizovicinus.
TCAACATCGGCAAGCTGAAGCCGCGCAAGATCCCGTTTGTCCGCCGCAACATCGGCGTTATTTTTCAAGATTACCGCCTGCTGCCGAAGCTGACCGTCTATGAGAATATCGCTTTCGCGATGGAAGTCATCGAGGCGCCCAAACGCATCATTAAGAAACGGACGTTGGAGGTGCTCGATCTTGTCGGACTGCGAGGCAAGCACGCCAGTCTCCCGCAGCAGCTGTCCGGCGGCGAGCAGCAGCGGGTCGCCATCGCGCGCGCCATCGTCAACAATCCTTCCGTCATCGTGGCGGACGAACCGACGGGCAACCTCGATCCCGAAACCTCCTGGGGCATCATGAACCTGCTGGAAGAGATCAATTTCCGCGGCACGACCATCATCATGGCTACGCATAACAAAGAAATCGTCAATACGCTCCGCAAACGCGTCATCGCGATCGAGAACGGTTCGATCGTGCGCGACGAATTGAGAGGAGAGTACGGTTATGAAAATTAGCACCCTGCTGCGCCATCTGCGGGAGGGCGTCAAGAATGTGGTACGCAACGGATGGATGACCTTCGCCTCCGTGAGCTCCATCGTCATCTCGCTGTTTATTCTCGGCGTTTTCCTGCTGCTTGCGCTCAACGTCAATAATTTGGCCGATCAGATCGAAAGTCAGGTTCAAATCCGCGTGTACCTGCAGCTGAACACGCCGGAAGCCAAGATTTCCGAACTGAAGAATGCGATCGGCAACATCCCCGAAGTGAAGAAGGTAGCTTTCGTTTCCAAGGAACAAGGGCTGGAGGATTTGCGCACCAGCATCGGCGCGGACGGTTCGGAGCTGCTTGAAGGCTATGACAAGACCAACAATCCGCTGCCCGATTCGTTCACGGTCGACGTGTTCGATCCGCAGAATATTGCTTACGCCGCGAAGAAAATCGACGCGATCGGCAGTTCGGACGAGAGCAAGCCGATCACGAGCGTGAAATACGGGAAAGGGACGGTCGAGACGCTGTTCAAAGTGACGAACGCCGTCCGCAATATCGGTCTCGTCATCGTCGTCGGTCTGGCGTTGACCGCGATGTTCCTGATCTCCAATACGATCAAAATGACGATTCTGGCGCGTCGCCGCGAAATCGGCATCATGAAGCTCGTCGGCGCGACGAACAATTTTATCCGCTGGCCGTTCTTTATCGAAGGCGCGCTAATCGGCATCCTGGGTTCAGCCATCACGATCGTACTGCTGTTGTTCGGCTATTCGCAGCTGGTGGATGCCTCCCAGTTCGAGCTCGGCCTCATGATGATCAAGCTGGTGACGCTGCAGGATGCGGGATTCACCGTTTCCTCCATTACGCTGGCGCTCGGCACGCTGATCGGAATATGGGGAAGCACGTTATCCGTTCGGAAATATTTGAAAGTGTAGGTGACTGTGAACGTGAAGAAAGGACTATTGGTTCTCGCGATCATCGTTTTGGCGGGATACATCTTTCAACCAACGCAAGGTCAAGCTTCTTCGCAGCTCGATAAGATCAATAAGGAGCTTGCCGAAGTCCGCAAGGAGATGAGCGCGGCCACGCATAACCGCAATCAGGCGGATAAGGACAAGGAAAGCGTTTTGGCCATGAAAGATCAGACGGCGAAATCCGTGACGGAGATCGTGTCCCAAATCAATGAAGTCGGCACGCAGCTGAATACGGTGCAATCGCAAATCGACGCGAAGGAAGCGCAGGCCAGACAGGCTGGCGCGGATCTGGAAGCGGCTGAGGAGCGGATCAAGACGCAGGATAAGCTGCTGCAATCGCGTATTCGCCTCATGTACACGAA
It encodes:
- the ftsX gene encoding permease-like cell division protein FtsX, whose protein sequence is MKISTLLRHLREGVKNVVRNGWMTFASVSSIVISLFILGVFLLLALNVNNLADQIESQVQIRVYLQLNTPEAKISELKNAIGNIPEVKKVAFVSKEQGLEDLRTSIGADGSELLEGYDKTNNPLPDSFTVDVFDPQNIAYAAKKIDAIGSSDESKPITSVKYGKGTVETLFKVTNAVRNIGLVIVVGLALTAMFLISNTIKMTILARRREIGIMKLVGATNNFIRWPFFIEGALIGILGSAITIVLLLFGYSQLVDASQFELGLMMIKLVTLQDAGFTVSSITLALGTLIGIWGSTLSVRKYLKV
- the ftsE gene encoding cell division ATP-binding protein FtsE, whose translation is MIELQDIWKTYADGTHALRGVSVLIERNEFVYLVGPSGAGKSTFMKLIYREEIPTKGQISVNGFNIGKLKPRKIPFVRRNIGVIFQDYRLLPKLTVYENIAFAMEVIEAPKRIIKKRTLEVLDLVGLRGKHASLPQQLSGGEQQRVAIARAIVNNPSVIVADEPTGNLDPETSWGIMNLLEEINFRGTTIIMATHNKEIVNTLRKRVIAIENGSIVRDELRGEYGYEN